A part of Carettochelys insculpta isolate YL-2023 chromosome 1, ASM3395843v1, whole genome shotgun sequence genomic DNA contains:
- the LOC142003260 gene encoding olfactory receptor 51G2-like has protein sequence MSSANDTKFNSAVFHLIGIPGHEDVHLWIALIFCLMYVISIVGNSVILLIIKTDPSLHEPMYIFLSMLAVTDIGMSLATMPTILGTFLFNSKDISLDACFAQLFFIHVLAKTESSVLLLMAFDRFIAISNPLRYTSILTLPRIAKVWLVLLLRGVAVIFPLPFLLKRFRYCRDNVLSHSYCLHQDVMKMACSDITVNSIYGMFTTLFTLGLDSLLIFLSYVMILKTVLSVASRAECLRALNTCVSHLCAVLLFYIPDIGLAVVHRFGNSSSHLFQVLLGYVYLLVPPLVNPIVYSVKSKHLRARIIRSFSK, from the coding sequence ATGTCATCCGCTAATGACACCAAATTCAACTCTGCAGTGTTCCATCTCATCGGGATACCTGGGCATGAAGATGTTCATCTCTGGATTGCTCTCATCTTCTGCTTAATGTATGTAATTTCCATTGTAGGCAATTCAGTCATTCTGCTCATTATAAAAAcagatccaagcctccatgagcccatgtacattttcctgtCCATGTTGGCTGTCACAGACATTGGCATGTCATTAGCTACCATGCCAACCATACTGGGCACTTTCTTGTTTAACTCTAAGGATATCAGCCTTGATGCCTGTTTTGCACAGCTGTTCTTCATTCACGTGCTTGCAAAAACTGAATCCTCTGTCCTTTTGTTGATGGCCTTTGATCGCTTCATCGCGATCAGTAACCCGCTGAGATATACTTCCATTCTAACTCTGCCGAGAATAGCCAAGGTGTGGCTGGTGCTTCTGCTGAGAGGGGTGGCCGTAATATTCCCACTTCCCTTTCTCCTGAAACGGTTCCGATACTGTCGAGACAatgtcctctcccattcctactgcCTGCACCAGGATGTCATGAAGATGGCTTGTTCGGACATCACAGTAAACAGCATTTATGGAATGTTTACTACACTCTTCACATTGGGGCTGGACTCACTCCTCATCTTCCTGTCTTATGTGATGATCCTCAAAACAGTGCTCAGTGTTGCATCCCGTGCAGAGTGCCTCAGGGCCCTGAACACCTGtgtctcccacctctgtgccGTCCTGCTCTTCTACATACCAGACATTGGCCTGGCTGTGGTACACAGATTTGGAAATAGCTCTTCTCACTTGTTTCAGgttctcctgggctatgtctaccttCTGGTCCCTCCCTTGGTCAATCCAATcgtgtacagtgtgaaaagcaaacaccttcgTGCGAGGATCATCAGGAGTTTCAGCAAGTGA